One window of the Pyxicephalus adspersus chromosome 5, UCB_Pads_2.0, whole genome shotgun sequence genome contains the following:
- the LOC140331778 gene encoding uncharacterized protein, which produces MEEDDSPVETIDVYLEPDPEEEEDERKRRSVKRVRVEDSPDEYVEDENVEDEVEDSDYSPPTHGRNLRRRRQYYCSECEKCFKNSSALEAHRRIHKNEKGHACDVCNAHFSYKSDLMVHRRQHMPNNRFETPQPNRFESPQTSRTPTESSNSSASNSPLLDEKPHQCNYCEKRFRDKSILEAHQRIHTGKLAYPCPVCEESFSKPALLAAHSNIHREGKPYHCDQCEKKFNDQSLLVAHKRTHTGEKPQKCNHCNKWFPNRSSLEAHGECHLKPKPYKCRHCDKSFNDKSLLITHEGVHTDTKPFKCTQCSESFFLKTQLMAHQATHAPDKPFPCNLCERSFNKEETLLAHIRVHNMQNAEKPKPLN; this is translated from the coding sequence ATGGAAGAAGACGACAGCCCTGTGGAAACTATTGATGTCTATCTTGAGCCTGacccagaagaggaagaagatgaacgTAAAAGACGTTCAGTAAAAAGGGTCCGGGTGGAGGATAGCCCAGATGAGTATGTAGAAGATGAGAATGTTGAGGATGAGGTAGAGGACAGTGATTATTCTCCTCCGACACACGGGAGAAACCTGAGGAGGCGCCGTCAGTATTACTGCTCTGAATGTGAGAAATGTTTCAAGAATAGCTCCGCCTTGGAAGCCCACCGCCGCATCCATAAGAATGAGAAAGGCCACGCGTGCGATGTCTGCAACGCTCATTTCTCTTATAAATCTGACCTCATGGTTCATCGTAGGCAGCATATGCCAAATAACCGCTTCGAAACTCCACAACCAAACCGCTTCGAAAGTCCACAAACGAGCCGAACGCCCACCGAAAGCTCCAACTCAAGCGCCAGTAACAGCCCTCTACTGGATGAGAAGCCTCACCAGTGCAACTACTGTGAGAAACGGTTCCGAGACAAATCCATCCTGGAAGCCCATCAGAGAATTCACACTGGAAAACTTGCCTATCCCTGCCCGGTGTGCGAAGAGAGCTTCTCCAAGCCGGCGCTTCTGGCTGCTCACAGCAACATTCACCGCGAGGGCAAACCCTATCACTGTGACCAGTGTGAGAAAAAATTCAATGACCAGTCCCTTCTGGTGGCCCACAAGAGAACCCACACCGGGGAGAAGCCTCAGAAGTGTAACCACTGCAACAAATGGTTCCCCAACCGTAGCAGTCTGGAAGCCCATGGAGAATGCCACCTAAAACCCAAGCCGTACAAGTGCCGACACTGCGATAAGAGCTTCAACGACAAGTCCCTGCTTATCACCCACGAGGGAGTGCACACAGACACTAAGCCCTTCAAATGCACCCAATGCAGCGAGAGCTTCTTTCTGAAAACGCAGCTGATGGCGCACCAGGCCACACACGCGCCTGATAAACCTTTCCCATGCAACCTGTGTGAGCGGAGCTTCAACAAAGAGGAGACCTTACTGGCTCACATCCGAGTTCACAACATGCAGAATGCCGAGAAGCCAAAACCCctcaattaa
- the LOC140331779 gene encoding uncharacterized protein (The sequence of the model RefSeq protein was modified relative to this genomic sequence to represent the inferred CDS: added 18 bases not found in genome assembly), with protein sequence MHVTFNDVTVYLTEEEWRNLNRGQMQLYMEVMNENYASLQSLGLPVPEADLLKPTEPQKRDMRPYYKLGESSYPPQKTGKTSNVLGEMVSLTPGSMKIQVNGCEPSQPSQNVPESQQNCLASFKKEMLQDSSLKPKCETCKGILRCYCDILKEKRKKPYVCEDCGKAYHIEMYLLLHQKSHFREHLHKCSFCEKSFDKLRVLQKHMKTHPEQTKKPPGSWQKASRSPAQTQQVPLHSCEQCQVTFPRKNLLRIHIQEHKKVNSCLICGQIFQTSAELKIHLKGHKKPYECTVCGMVCSNKPDFMLHLREHTGEQIYKCKICMKSYSRLPIFIKHMNVHISQDVHGSQLIIPGEDMLEQRGTIQTVFHGFSQRVEELDGKARNSMLEVNTDTAKDKEHFTVQNECSSEFKPFKKGKLKTCKKCKKSFRYQESFRRHRKSHQVRFTCNQCGKIFQKLIRLYLHRRCHQNYRPYMCKVCSKTFSFKSLLLLHRNTHDSSESRSQYPCAYCSKVFRSQANCILHHNSHIIKPDPGSPTSRDLENFSNIQIAPFSEPSAEKRPIPEMPASKDYVKRLCYRPCVQMNTSYQRPLVEFKKEKVNC encoded by the exons ATGCACGTGACATTCAATGACGTGACCGTGTACCTAACAGAGGAAGAATGGCGGAACCTGAACCGTGGGCAGATGCAATTGTACATGGAAGTCATGAATGAAAACTATGCCAGTTTACAGTCCCTGG GACTTCCAGTCCCAGAAGCAGATTTGCTAAAACCTACTGAGCCACAGAAGAGGGATATGAGGCCTTACTACAAACTGGGAGAATCGTCGTATCCTCCTCAGAAAACAG gtAAAACCTCTAATGTCCTCGGTGAAATGGTATCTCTGACTCCTGGATCTatgaaaatacaagtaaatg CAAGCCAGAATGTTCCGGAATCCCAGCAGAACTGCCTTGCTTCCTTTAAGAAGGAAATGTTACAGGATTCCAGCCTAAAGCCAAAATGTGAGACCTGTAAAGGGATCTTAAGATGCTACTGCGACATTCTGAAAGAAAAGCGGAAGAAGCCATACGTGTGTGAGGATTGTGGGAAAGCTTACCACATAGAAATGTACCTCCTGTTACACCAGAAGTCCCACTTCCGGGAACATCTCCACAAGTGCTCTTTCTGCGAGAAAAGCTTTGATAAACTTAGAGTGTTACAGAAACACATGAAAACTCACCCGGAACAGACCAAAAAACCCCCGGGGTCCTGGCAGAAAGCCAGCAGGTCACCGGCCCAAACACAACAGGTCCCCTTACACAGCTGTGAGCAATGCCAAGTCACCTTCCCCAGGAAAAACTTGCTAAGGATTCACATCCAGGAACACAAGAAAGTAAACTCGTGCTTGATATGTGGGCAGATCTTCCAGACCTCCGCTGAACTGAAGATACACTTAAAGGGGCACAAGAAACCCTACGAATGTACTGTGTGCGGAATGGTTTGCAGCAATAAGCCAGATTTCATGCTGCACCTCAGGGAACACACAGGGGAGCAGATATACAAATGTAAGATCTGCATGAAAAGTTACAGCAGGCTGCCCATATTTATCAAACATATGAATGTCCATATATCCCAGGATGTGCACGGCTCCCAGCTAATTATACCGGGAGAGGACATGCTGGAGCAAAGAGGAACCATACAAACCGTCTTCCATGGCTTCTCCCAAAGGGTGGAGGAGTTAGATGGAAAGGCCAGGAACTCCATGCTGGAGGTCAACACAGATACAGCGAAGGacaaagaacattttacagtTCAGAATGAATGTTCATCAgaatttaaaccatttaaaaaaggaaaactgaaaacatgtaagaaatgcaaaaaaagtttccGATACCAGGAATCATTCAGAAGACACAGAAAGTCCCACCAGGTCAGATTCACATGCAACCAATGtgggaaaatcttccaaaaacTGATCAGACTTTACCTTCATAGACGTTGTCACCAGAACTACCGGCCGTACATGTGTAAGGTTTGCAGCAAAACCTTCAGCTTCAAATCTCTGCTTCTCCTGCACCGCAATACTCACGATTCTTCCGAGAGCCGGAGCCAATACCCTTGTGCCTATTGTAGTAAAGTCTTCCGGTCCCAAGCCAACTGCATCCTGCACCATAATTCCCATATTATTAAGCCTGACCCCGGGAGCCCAACATCCAGAGACCTCGAAAACTTCAGCAATATTCAGATTGCTCCATTTTCTGAGCCAAGTGCAGAGAAAAGGCCGATACCTGAAATGCCGGCCTCCAAGGATTACGTGAAACGGCTGTGCTACCGGCCCTGCGTACAAATGAACACTTCGTACCAAAGACCGTTGGtagaatttaaaaaggaaaaagtaaattgCTGA